A portion of the Blastochloris tepida genome contains these proteins:
- the arsB gene encoding ACR3 family arsenite efflux transporter — MSTFERYLSVWVALCIVVGIALGHVMPGVFQVIGAAEIAKVNLPVAALIWLMIIPMLVKIDFAALGQVKEHWRGIGVTLFINWAVKPFSMAALGWLFIGYLFRPYLPAEQIDSYIAGLIILAAAPCTAMVFVWSNLTRGEPHFTLSQVALNDTIMVFAFAPIVGLLLGLSAITVPWDTLVLSVVLYIVVPVIAAQLLRRRLLAQGGEAALQRMLARLQPLSLVALLATLVLLFGFQGEQILAQPLIIALLAVPILIQVYFNSGLAYLLNRALGEAHCVAGPSALIGASNFFELAVAAAISLFGFQSGAALATVVGVLIEVPVMLSVVWIVNRSQGWYEAGGAQARTRAASATSSGALTLKKGSTGSADHSTDTVR; from the coding sequence ATGTCCACGTTCGAACGCTATCTCTCCGTCTGGGTCGCCCTTTGCATCGTGGTGGGCATCGCCCTCGGGCATGTGATGCCGGGCGTGTTCCAGGTCATCGGCGCGGCCGAGATCGCCAAGGTCAATCTGCCGGTGGCAGCGCTGATCTGGCTGATGATCATCCCGATGCTGGTCAAGATCGACTTCGCCGCGCTCGGCCAGGTGAAGGAGCACTGGCGCGGCATCGGCGTCACCCTGTTCATCAACTGGGCGGTCAAGCCGTTCTCGATGGCCGCGCTCGGCTGGCTGTTCATCGGCTATCTGTTCCGGCCCTATCTGCCGGCCGAGCAGATCGACAGCTACATCGCCGGCCTGATCATCCTCGCGGCGGCGCCCTGCACCGCCATGGTGTTCGTGTGGTCGAACCTCACCCGTGGCGAGCCGCACTTCACGCTGAGCCAGGTCGCGCTCAACGACACCATCATGGTGTTCGCGTTTGCGCCGATCGTCGGGCTTTTGCTCGGGCTCTCCGCCATCACCGTGCCGTGGGACACGCTGGTGCTGTCGGTGGTGCTCTACATCGTGGTGCCGGTGATCGCCGCGCAGCTGCTGCGCCGACGGCTGCTGGCGCAAGGCGGCGAGGCGGCGCTGCAGCGCATGCTCGCCCGCCTGCAGCCGCTCTCGCTGGTCGCGCTGCTGGCCACGCTGGTGCTGCTGTTCGGCTTCCAGGGCGAGCAGATTCTGGCGCAGCCGCTCATCATCGCGCTGCTCGCGGTGCCGATCCTGATCCAGGTCTATTTCAATTCGGGCCTTGCCTATCTGCTCAACCGCGCCCTTGGCGAGGCGCATTGCGTCGCCGGCCCCTCGGCGCTGATCGGCGCCTCCAACTTCTTCGAGCTGGCGGTGGCGGCGGCGATCTCGCTGTTCGGGTTCCAGTCGGGCGCGGCGCTTGCCACCGTCGTCGGCGTGCTGATCGAGGTGCCGGTGATGCTGTCGGTGGTGTGGATCGTCAACCGCTCTCAGGGCTGGTACGAGGCGGGCGGCGCGCAGGCAAGAACGCGCGCGGCCTCGGCGACATCGTCCGGCGCGTTGACGTTGAAGAAGGGGTCGACCGGCTCGGCCGACCATTCGACCGACACCGTGCGATAA
- the moaA gene encoding GTP 3',8-cyclase MoaA, whose product MRLDHPPEVGSGSIRSASPQMVDPFGRHIQYLRVSVTDRCDVRCVYCMSETMSFLPKRDLLSLEELDRLCSAFVGRGGRRLRLTGGEPLVRRGIMTLVRALSRHLESGALGELTLTTNGSLLTKFAADLADCGVRRINVSLDSRNPDTFKAITRWGDVDAVLGGIKAARAAGLAVKVNTVALKGVNEDEIPELLRWAHGEGMDLSLIEVMPLGEVGDLRLDQFLPLSVVRDRLAEHFTLTDIDYKTAGPARYVRVAETGGRLGFITPMTHNFCESCNRMRLTCTGTLYMCLGREDAADLRTPLRASGNDEALHRAIDAAIAGKPRGHDFVIDRRHVRPAVERHMSITGG is encoded by the coding sequence ATGCGGCTCGACCACCCCCCTGAGGTGGGGAGCGGTTCCATACGATCGGCATCGCCACAGATGGTCGATCCGTTCGGACGACATATCCAGTATTTGCGCGTCTCGGTGACCGACCGCTGCGACGTCCGCTGCGTCTACTGCATGAGCGAGACCATGAGTTTCCTGCCCAAGCGAGACCTGCTCTCGCTGGAGGAACTCGACCGGCTATGCAGCGCGTTCGTCGGCCGGGGGGGGCGGCGGCTGCGGCTGACCGGCGGTGAGCCCTTGGTGCGGCGCGGTATCATGACTCTGGTGCGCGCACTGTCGCGCCATCTTGAAAGCGGCGCGCTTGGTGAGTTGACGCTCACCACCAACGGCTCGCTGTTGACCAAATTCGCCGCCGACCTCGCGGACTGCGGCGTCCGGCGCATCAACGTCTCGCTCGACTCCCGCAATCCCGACACGTTCAAGGCGATCACCCGCTGGGGCGACGTCGACGCGGTGCTGGGCGGCATCAAGGCTGCAAGGGCCGCCGGGCTGGCGGTGAAGGTCAATACGGTGGCGCTGAAGGGGGTCAACGAGGACGAGATCCCCGAATTGCTCCGCTGGGCACACGGCGAGGGCATGGACCTCTCTTTGATCGAGGTGATGCCGCTCGGCGAAGTGGGAGATCTCAGGCTCGACCAATTCTTGCCGCTGTCAGTCGTTCGCGACCGGCTCGCTGAGCATTTCACCCTCACGGACATCGACTACAAGACCGCTGGCCCGGCGCGCTATGTGCGGGTTGCCGAGACCGGCGGGCGGCTCGGCTTCATCACGCCGATGACCCATAATTTCTGCGAAAGCTGCAATCGCATGCGGCTCACCTGCACCGGCACGCTGTACATGTGCCTCGGCCGCGAGGACGCAGCGGACCTGCGCACGCCGCTGCGCGCCTCGGGCAACGACGAGGCTCTTCACCGCGCCATTGACGCGGCAATCGCAGGAAAGCCGAGGGGCCATGATTTTGTCATCGACCGGCGGCACGTCCGGCCGGCGGTGGAGCGACACATGAGCATAACCGGCGGCTGA
- a CDS encoding DUF2177 family protein has translation MTIKQAVVLYGCTFAVMLSLDLLWLGLVARGFYQSQLGPLLLDRPALLPAAAFYLLYAAGIVIFALAPAVADGRASTALVYGALLGLIAYATYDLTNLATLRGFPPAVAVVDIAWGTAVSAASAWAGFNLARQFGAVD, from the coding sequence ATGACCATCAAGCAGGCGGTGGTTCTCTATGGCTGCACGTTCGCGGTGATGCTGTCGCTCGATCTTCTGTGGCTCGGGCTGGTGGCGCGCGGCTTCTACCAGTCGCAGCTCGGGCCGCTGCTGCTCGACCGGCCGGCTTTGCTGCCGGCCGCGGCCTTCTACCTGCTCTATGCCGCCGGCATCGTCATCTTCGCGCTGGCGCCGGCCGTCGCCGACGGCCGGGCTTCCACCGCCTTGGTCTATGGCGCGCTGCTCGGTCTCATCGCCTACGCCACCTACGACCTCACCAATCTGGCGACGCTGCGCGGCTTTCCGCCGGCGGTTGCGGTGGTGGATATCGCCTGGGGCACGGCGGTGAGCGCGGCGAGCGCCTGGGCGGGCTTCAACCTCGCCCGCCAGTTCGGTGCGGTCGATTGA
- a CDS encoding disulfide bond formation protein B, with the protein MYALFRREPAVAAAVVIGVVAVAAISAAFVFQYVVGLAPCSLCYTQRIPHYLAMPIALAAVVAGRRGAERWARGGALLLSLVMAGGAVIASYHAGVEWHWWSGPASCTGDLASPWSSTADLIAQLNAAPIVPCDEPAWVFLGLSMAGWNALLSAGLAIIGLVGTFLQPRGREHSVAERAS; encoded by the coding sequence TTGTATGCCCTGTTCCGCAGGGAGCCTGCTGTTGCAGCAGCCGTCGTTATCGGGGTCGTGGCGGTGGCCGCGATCTCGGCAGCCTTTGTGTTCCAGTATGTCGTGGGGCTGGCGCCCTGCTCGCTGTGCTACACGCAGCGGATTCCACACTATCTGGCGATGCCGATCGCCCTTGCCGCCGTCGTCGCCGGCCGGCGCGGCGCCGAGCGATGGGCGCGGGGCGGCGCGTTGCTGCTGTCCCTCGTGATGGCGGGCGGAGCGGTTATCGCCAGCTACCATGCCGGGGTCGAATGGCATTGGTGGTCCGGCCCGGCCAGCTGCACCGGCGATCTCGCATCGCCGTGGTCGTCGACCGCGGATCTGATCGCTCAGCTCAATGCCGCGCCGATCGTGCCCTGCGACGAGCCGGCATGGGTCTTTCTCGGCCTGTCGATGGCCGGATGGAACGCCCTGCTGTCGGCTGGCCTGGCCATCATCGGACTGGTCGGCACCTTTCTGCAGCCGCGCGGTCGCGAACACTCTGTTGCGGAGCGTGCATCATGA
- a CDS encoding acyl-homoserine-lactone synthase: MIHVITSRNRHLYEKELTEHFRVRYDIYVRDRRWLALDRPVPLEIDQFDTLDAIYLLSIDKGKLLGGSRLIPSTRPHLLSEVFPYLAPRGVPRRPDVFEWTRIFVAKDCRGRETGSDSAAGGRALGEVLCGIFEFALEEGISAISAVGEMWWTPRFLEMGWKVQPLGLPTRIEGEWCNAFLFTVDDEVLANTRQCFGIEGSVLTRRGPQPPAVQHLDT; this comes from the coding sequence ATGATCCATGTCATTACTAGCCGAAATAGGCATCTTTACGAAAAGGAACTGACGGAACATTTTCGTGTCCGCTACGATATTTATGTACGTGACCGGCGGTGGCTGGCTTTGGACCGACCTGTGCCGTTGGAGATCGATCAATTCGACACGCTTGACGCGATCTATCTTCTTTCGATCGACAAGGGAAAACTGCTTGGCGGATCGCGCCTCATTCCATCGACACGGCCGCACCTGCTGAGCGAGGTGTTCCCCTATCTGGCGCCGCGTGGCGTTCCGCGACGCCCCGACGTGTTCGAATGGACGCGCATTTTTGTCGCCAAGGACTGTCGCGGCCGCGAAACCGGGAGCGACAGTGCGGCCGGCGGCCGGGCGCTGGGCGAGGTGCTGTGCGGAATATTCGAGTTCGCGCTTGAGGAGGGAATTTCGGCGATCAGCGCGGTGGGCGAGATGTGGTGGACCCCACGCTTTCTCGAAATGGGGTGGAAAGTCCAGCCGTTGGGACTGCCGACGCGCATCGAAGGCGAATGGTGCAACGCCTTCCTGTTCACGGTCGATGACGAGGTGCTGGCCAATACGCGGCAGTGTTTCGGGATCGAAGGGTCGGTGCTGACGCGGCGTGGTCCGCAACCGCCAGCAGTTCAACATCTCGATACGTAG
- a CDS encoding L,D-transpeptidase produces MRSKLLAFVAAVVAVAGPTTASATYDERYPHTYSYERRGGGIGYESFNASPIPRQTVRYDGPYKPGTVIIDTSERRLYLVQDGGTALRYGIGVGREGFQWSGVKTISRKAEWPDWRPPSQMLKRRPDLPRYMPGGPDNPLGARAMYLGSSLYRIHGSNEPETIGQAVSSGCIRMTNDDVIDLYNRVRVGTTVVVRR; encoded by the coding sequence ATGCGCTCGAAGCTGCTTGCGTTTGTCGCCGCCGTCGTGGCCGTCGCCGGGCCGACGACGGCCAGCGCCACCTATGACGAACGTTATCCGCACACCTACTCCTATGAGCGGCGGGGCGGCGGCATCGGCTACGAGTCGTTCAACGCCTCGCCGATTCCGCGCCAGACGGTGCGCTATGACGGTCCCTACAAGCCGGGCACGGTGATCATCGACACCTCCGAGCGCCGCCTCTATCTGGTGCAGGACGGCGGCACCGCGCTGAGGTACGGCATCGGCGTCGGGCGCGAAGGCTTCCAGTGGTCGGGCGTCAAGACGATCTCGCGCAAGGCGGAATGGCCGGACTGGCGCCCGCCGTCGCAGATGCTGAAGCGCCGGCCCGACCTGCCGCGCTACATGCCGGGCGGCCCCGACAATCCGCTGGGCGCGCGGGCGATGTATCTCGGCTCCTCGCTCTACCGCATCCATGGCTCCAACGAGCCGGAGACGATCGGCCAGGCGGTGTCCTCGGGCTGCATCCGCATGACCAATGACGACGTGATCGACCTCTACAATCGCGTGCGCGTCGGCACCACCGTGGTCGTCCGGCGCTGA
- a CDS encoding thioredoxin family protein, which produces MKDIKVLGPGCKRCQTTAEMVQAEADRLGVAVEIEKVTDYAAIAGYGIAATPGIVIDGKVVHAGGLPKAEDIAKWLA; this is translated from the coding sequence ATGAAGGACATCAAGGTGCTCGGCCCCGGCTGCAAGCGCTGCCAGACCACCGCCGAGATGGTGCAGGCCGAGGCCGACCGGCTCGGCGTAGCGGTTGAGATCGAGAAGGTCACCGACTATGCCGCCATCGCCGGCTATGGCATCGCCGCGACGCCCGGCATCGTCATCGACGGCAAGGTGGTGCATGCCGGCGGCCTGCCCAAGGCCGAGGACATCGCCAAGTGGCTGGCCTGA
- a CDS encoding BrnA antitoxin family protein — MNGSRTRRPLDARSAAEAAFKAITNKSPAAAEPRAIVRTAPLPEAKEQVSLRLDQAVLDHFRAGGPGWQDRINAALRKAAGK, encoded by the coding sequence ATGAACGGCAGCAGAACACGACGCCCCCTCGACGCCCGCAGCGCGGCCGAGGCGGCCTTCAAGGCCATCACCAACAAGTCGCCTGCAGCCGCCGAGCCGCGCGCGATCGTCCGCACCGCGCCGCTGCCGGAGGCCAAGGAGCAGGTGTCGCTCCGCCTCGATCAGGCGGTGCTCGACCATTTCCGCGCCGGCGGCCCCGGCTGGCAGGACCGTATCAACGCCGCCCTGCGAAAAGCCGCGGGCAAATAG
- a CDS encoding arsenate reductase ArsC, whose protein sequence is MPDRVFNVLFLCTGNTARSIMAESILRKDGAGRFRAFSAGSQPKGTVNPFALKVLAADGYPTDDLRSKSWSEFAAPDAPVMDFVFTVCDNAAGETCPVWPGQPMTAHWGIEDPAAATGNDVMVERAFVTALRYLKNRISVFTALPFDSLDRLALGNRLRDIGRMEGATGRKAELT, encoded by the coding sequence ATGCCCGACCGCGTCTTCAACGTGCTGTTCCTGTGCACCGGCAACACCGCCCGCTCGATCATGGCCGAGAGCATCCTGAGGAAGGACGGCGCCGGGCGGTTCCGCGCCTTTTCCGCCGGCAGCCAGCCCAAGGGCACGGTCAATCCGTTCGCGCTCAAGGTGCTGGCGGCGGACGGCTATCCGACCGACGATCTGCGCTCGAAAAGCTGGAGCGAGTTCGCCGCCCCCGACGCGCCGGTGATGGATTTCGTGTTCACCGTCTGCGACAACGCCGCCGGCGAGACCTGCCCGGTGTGGCCCGGCCAGCCGATGACCGCGCATTGGGGCATCGAGGATCCGGCGGCGGCCACCGGCAATGATGTGATGGTCGAGCGCGCGTTCGTCACTGCGCTGCGCTACCTCAAGAACCGCATCTCGGTGTTCACCGCCCTGCCGTTCGACAGCCTCGACCGGCTGGCGCTCGGCAATCGCCTGCGCGACATCGGGCGCATGGAGGGCGCGACGGGCCGCAAGGCGGAGCTCACCTGA
- a CDS encoding HigA family addiction module antitoxin, giving the protein MTAKLTAGLPPMHPGELLREDVIPALAIPKAEIARLLGISRQSLYDILAERQPVTPGMALRLGKLCGNGPELWLSLQRTYDLDVARRELGAEIEKIPTLPAA; this is encoded by the coding sequence ATGACAGCGAAGCTGACGGCTGGTCTGCCGCCCATGCATCCCGGCGAGCTGCTGCGGGAGGATGTCATTCCGGCGCTGGCGATCCCGAAGGCGGAGATCGCCCGTCTGCTCGGCATTTCGCGCCAGAGCCTCTACGACATTCTCGCCGAGAGGCAGCCGGTGACGCCGGGCATGGCGCTGCGGCTGGGCAAGCTGTGCGGCAACGGCCCCGAATTGTGGCTGTCGCTGCAGCGGACCTACGACCTCGACGTCGCCCGCAGGGAGCTTGGCGCCGAGATCGAGAAGATCCCGACGCTGCCGGCGGCGTAA
- a CDS encoding LuxR family transcriptional regulator: protein MTSVVDHARLAFTAVERLEQVSGPRDLIETFRSCLDPFGFSVVLITGLPDPPADPTPFFLINSWPSGWHERYIDKDFYRDDPVAEAGRTHIDPFAWSEAPVDLERQPRARQVMSEAASVGMRDGFVVPIVTSRSVQACVSVAGDIPELSPDVRRMIHLVGMYAHARAMRLHASQKSLARRLLSDREREVLRWTAAGKTAWETSCILGISERTVTYHVTTTARRLEAVSRTHAVARAIALGEISIG from the coding sequence ATGACGTCCGTCGTTGATCATGCCCGGCTGGCGTTTACTGCGGTCGAGCGCCTGGAACAGGTGTCCGGGCCGCGCGATCTGATCGAGACCTTCCGGTCGTGCCTGGATCCGTTCGGCTTCAGCGTGGTGCTGATCACCGGGCTGCCCGATCCGCCCGCCGACCCGACGCCGTTCTTCCTCATCAACAGCTGGCCGTCCGGCTGGCACGAACGCTACATCGACAAGGACTTCTACCGCGACGATCCGGTGGCCGAGGCCGGCCGCACGCACATCGATCCGTTCGCCTGGAGCGAGGCGCCGGTTGATCTGGAGCGTCAGCCGCGAGCGCGGCAAGTGATGTCGGAGGCCGCAAGCGTCGGCATGCGGGATGGCTTCGTCGTGCCGATCGTTACCAGCCGAAGCGTGCAGGCCTGTGTCTCGGTGGCCGGCGACATACCGGAATTGAGCCCGGACGTGCGGCGGATGATCCATCTTGTCGGCATGTACGCGCATGCCCGCGCGATGCGTCTGCACGCCAGCCAGAAGTCGTTGGCGAGGCGGCTTCTCAGTGATCGTGAGCGTGAGGTTCTGCGCTGGACCGCCGCCGGCAAGACGGCTTGGGAAACCTCCTGCATCCTCGGCATTTCCGAACGGACCGTAACCTATCATGTTACGACAACCGCGCGGCGGCTGGAGGCGGTTTCGCGCACTCATGCTGTGGCACGGGCTATTGCGCTGGGCGAAATTTCGATCGGCTGA
- a CDS encoding type II toxin-antitoxin system RelE/ParE family toxin — protein sequence MIRSFRSKGLERFAATGDVSKLSVQNPARLRRILLALDAANRPEQLNIPGLRFHALKGGEKGRYALDASGNWRITFGWDGEDAIDVDLEDYH from the coding sequence ATGATCCGCTCATTCCGGAGCAAGGGGCTGGAGCGGTTTGCCGCGACCGGCGACGTCTCCAAGTTGAGCGTGCAGAATCCGGCACGGCTTCGGCGCATTCTCCTGGCGCTGGATGCGGCGAACCGGCCGGAGCAACTGAATATCCCCGGTCTGCGCTTTCATGCCCTCAAGGGCGGGGAGAAGGGCCGCTACGCGCTCGATGCCAGCGGCAACTGGCGCATCACATTCGGCTGGGACGGCGAGGACGCGATCGACGTCGATCTGGAGGACTACCACTGA
- a CDS encoding TlpA family protein disulfide reductase produces the protein MTVKQSSKPRLLAAAAGVIVLTIAGVVAVGMLSGREEPQIATDNDPVASARQNGKPTVVEFGSNGCVSCREMKPILQALARDYGDRLNVVDVDLFSISGRRFISKYRIQMMPTQVFYDAGGVERSRNLGPISAEQILQRLGVASSGTGSDRQ, from the coding sequence ATGACGGTGAAGCAGTCATCCAAGCCAAGACTTCTGGCTGCTGCCGCCGGGGTCATCGTCCTGACCATCGCAGGCGTTGTTGCCGTCGGCATGCTGTCTGGTCGCGAGGAACCCCAGATCGCGACCGATAATGATCCTGTCGCCAGCGCGCGCCAGAACGGCAAGCCGACGGTTGTCGAGTTCGGTTCGAACGGCTGCGTGAGTTGCCGGGAGATGAAGCCGATTCTGCAGGCTCTCGCTCGCGACTACGGTGACCGACTGAACGTCGTCGATGTCGACCTGTTTTCGATCTCCGGACGGCGCTTCATCTCGAAATATCGCATTCAGATGATGCCGACGCAGGTCTTCTACGACGCGGGCGGCGTCGAGCGCAGCCGCAATCTCGGGCCGATTTCGGCCGAGCAGATTCTCCAGCGGCTTGGCGTGGCATCATCCGGCACAGGATCCGACCGGCAATGA
- a CDS encoding permease produces the protein MTECCSKTAAESNPAESNPTASPRTAAWLAATLAALVAWGLAYAFLQPAADWATGLLPLEPGSHLAEAVAFFLYDTPKVLMLLVLVVFAMGVVRSFFSAERTRALLAGRHEGLGNVAAACLGIVTPFCSCSAVPLFIGFVSAGVPLSVTFSFLIAAPMVNEIALGLLWALLGWQVALAYLGFGLLIAIVAGWVIGRLHLEGWLQDWVRNVRAGAVELPDQRLTIVDRLKAGLDAVADIVGKVWKWVIAGIAAGALIHGYVPAELLASIMGREAWWSVPAAVVVGIPMYSNAAGIIPVVEALLGKGAALGTVLAFMMSVIALSAPELIILHKVLTGRLIAVFVGVVGLGILAVGFLFNALFA, from the coding sequence ATGACCGAGTGCTGCTCGAAGACCGCCGCCGAATCCAACCCGGCCGAATCCAACCCCACCGCATCGCCGCGCACCGCGGCATGGCTGGCCGCAACGCTGGCCGCGCTCGTCGCCTGGGGCCTCGCCTACGCGTTTCTTCAGCCGGCGGCGGACTGGGCCACCGGCCTGCTGCCGCTGGAGCCGGGCAGCCACCTCGCCGAGGCGGTGGCCTTCTTTCTCTACGACACGCCCAAGGTGCTGATGCTGCTGGTGCTGGTGGTGTTCGCCATGGGCGTGGTGCGCAGCTTCTTCTCGGCCGAGCGCACGCGCGCTTTGCTCGCCGGCCGGCACGAGGGACTCGGCAATGTCGCGGCGGCCTGTCTCGGCATCGTCACGCCGTTCTGCTCGTGCTCGGCGGTGCCGTTGTTCATCGGCTTCGTCTCGGCCGGGGTGCCGCTCAGCGTCACCTTCTCATTCCTGATCGCGGCGCCGATGGTCAATGAGATCGCGCTCGGCCTGCTGTGGGCGCTGCTCGGCTGGCAGGTGGCGCTGGCCTATCTCGGCTTCGGCCTCCTCATCGCCATCGTCGCCGGCTGGGTGATCGGCCGGCTGCATCTGGAAGGCTGGCTGCAGGACTGGGTGCGCAATGTGCGGGCCGGCGCGGTCGAGCTCCCCGACCAGCGCCTCACCATCGTCGACCGCCTCAAGGCCGGGCTCGACGCGGTGGCCGACATTGTCGGCAAGGTGTGGAAGTGGGTGATCGCCGGCATCGCCGCCGGCGCGCTGATCCATGGCTATGTGCCCGCCGAGCTGCTCGCCTCGATCATGGGACGCGAGGCGTGGTGGTCGGTGCCGGCCGCGGTGGTGGTGGGCATCCCGATGTATTCCAACGCCGCCGGCATCATCCCGGTGGTCGAGGCGCTGCTCGGCAAGGGCGCGGCACTCGGCACCGTGCTGGCCTTCATGATGAGCGTGATCGCGCTCTCCGCGCCCGAGCTGATCATCCTGCACAAGGTGCTCACCGGCCGCCTCATCGCGGTGTTCGTCGGCGTGGTCGGGCTCGGCATCCTGGCGGTCGGCTTCCTGTTCAACGCGCTGTTCGCCTGA
- a CDS encoding HU family DNA-binding protein: protein MAKAKTTKPAAARKTSKPAAKSTRAKPEAASIRPVKEAMTKAALINFLAEQNELPRKTAAAVYATLESVMLGSLHPKGVGEFTLPGLFKVTLRKVPARRAGTLVRNPATGEMIKGAAKPASVRVKIRALSKLKSAATP, encoded by the coding sequence GTGGCAAAGGCGAAGACGACGAAGCCGGCGGCGGCGCGCAAGACCAGCAAGCCGGCGGCGAAGAGCACGCGGGCCAAGCCGGAGGCCGCGTCCATTCGTCCGGTCAAGGAGGCCATGACGAAGGCGGCGCTGATCAATTTCCTCGCGGAACAGAACGAACTGCCGCGCAAGACCGCCGCAGCCGTCTACGCCACGTTGGAGAGCGTTATGCTCGGCTCGCTTCACCCCAAGGGCGTGGGCGAGTTCACCTTGCCGGGCCTCTTCAAGGTGACCCTCCGCAAGGTGCCGGCCCGCCGGGCGGGAACGCTGGTCCGCAACCCGGCCACCGGCGAAATGATCAAGGGCGCGGCGAAGCCGGCGAGCGTGCGCGTGAAGATCCGGGCGCTGTCCAAGCTCAAGTCCGCCGCCACGCCTTGA
- the arsC gene encoding arsenate reductase (glutaredoxin) (This arsenate reductase requires both glutathione and glutaredoxin to convert arsenate to arsenite, after which the efflux transporter formed by ArsA and ArsB can extrude the arsenite from the cell, providing resistance.), translating into MDVIIYHNPDCGTSRNTLGLIRNAGVEPHVIEYLKCPPTRALLVQMIAQAGLSVRDLLREKGTPYRDLGLGDPALTDDQLLDAMMAHPILINRPLVVTPKGVRLCRPSEAVLDLLPPQRGAFRKEDGELVVDAAGRRVATA; encoded by the coding sequence ATGGACGTGATCATCTACCACAACCCGGACTGCGGCACCTCGCGCAACACGCTCGGACTGATCCGCAACGCCGGCGTCGAGCCGCACGTGATCGAATACCTGAAGTGCCCGCCGACCCGCGCGCTGCTGGTGCAGATGATCGCCCAAGCGGGGCTCTCGGTGCGTGACCTGCTGCGCGAGAAGGGCACGCCGTATCGCGACCTCGGCCTCGGCGACCCTGCTTTGACGGACGACCAGCTTCTCGACGCCATGATGGCGCATCCGATCCTGATCAACCGGCCGCTGGTGGTGACCCCGAAAGGGGTGCGCCTGTGCCGCCCGTCGGAAGCGGTGCTCGACCTCCTGCCGCCGCAGCGCGGCGCGTTCCGCAAGGAAGACGGCGAACTGGTTGTCGACGCCGCCGGGCGCCGCGTCGCGACAGCTTGA
- a CDS encoding ArsR/SmtB family transcription factor → MSSPVDLMSALADATRLGALRLLWDGQEHCVCELMKALGATQSRMSRHMGVLKVAGLVVDRRDAQWVRYRRNPRLDPRVVAVIEAVLALPADQRRDAA, encoded by the coding sequence ATGAGTTCGCCGGTCGACCTGATGTCCGCCCTTGCCGACGCCACCCGGCTCGGCGCCCTGCGCCTGCTGTGGGACGGGCAGGAGCATTGCGTCTGCGAGCTGATGAAGGCGCTCGGCGCCACCCAGTCGCGGATGTCACGGCACATGGGCGTGCTGAAGGTCGCCGGTCTCGTGGTGGACCGCCGCGACGCGCAATGGGTGCGCTATCGCCGCAATCCGCGCCTCGACCCCCGCGTCGTTGCGGTGATCGAGGCCGTGCTGGCGCTTCCGGCCGACCAGAGGAGAGATGCGGCATGA